From Zerene cesonia ecotype Mississippi chromosome 16, Zerene_cesonia_1.1, whole genome shotgun sequence, one genomic window encodes:
- the LOC119832945 gene encoding ribosome biogenesis protein BOP1 homolog, producing the protein MPPFRAGLLKRKIEAGEGNKSSIHSKNAEKESATDNDEDLIKGDLDHGDDATDSEHEQEADSDVEQDKVLFEDSADSVLGDEDQSADDSSDLTDSEEEVESNEDSEENAESTEDESPDSGAESAGNAPLAASSDINKNIKTNDRKKPTPKKSIKKGNKKNEDSVELLANKISEAAVTTEPVQKKDEYESGDTSDEEDRVNTAGDVPMWWYNEYPHIGYNLDGQRIAKPPQRDQIDEFLKKCEDPEFWRTVKDPATGQDVILSKDDLKLIERIRKGHIPSETHDEYEPWVEWFSREVLATPLRAFPEHKRSFLPSREEQLHVARIVHALKMGWTKTRRQLALERKGRREKKFYDLWGSSAEGEGAGRGGARHIPAPRRAPPSHAESYNPPPEYLLDKKEMKEWDKLSETPWKRKHSFLPTRHAALRLVPAYGRFVRERFLRCLDLYLAPRAIKMRLTINAEDLVPKLPSPRDLQPFPTGEVLQLRGHAGLVRAVDFDPSGQYVLSGGDDGTLRVWETSTGRCLRTLQLGGGGEGGAGEGGVSRAAWTPAGGLSLVAGAVGARLLLLNPGAGVGAHRVAARTDELLRDAPPSHDVVMDERTRSCVTWETVSDKQWASGVRISIKHFKPIAHLSWHARGDYLAVTLREGAARAVVVHQLSRRRSQLPFRTAKGLVQCAAFHPHRPHLFVATQRAVRVYDLARQELVRKLETGAQWVSCLAPHPRGDNLLVGAYDRKLAWFDLELSARPYQTLRLHGGAVRSVAFSARYPLFASAGDDPCIVVSHGMVYNDLLQNPLLVPLKQLRGGEKRDELCVLEVRFHPTQPWLIAACADGTIRLYA; encoded by the exons ATGCCACCTTTTCGTGCTGGTttgttgaaaagaaaaatcgaGGCTGGTGAAGGAAACAAAAGTTCTATACATAGTAAAAATGCAGAG aaagaaagTGCTACAGACAACGATgaagatttaataaaaggaGATCTGGATCATGGAGACGATGCAACAGATTCTGAACATGAGCAAGAAGCGGACTCCGATGTAGAACAAGAT AAAGTATTGTTTGAAGATAGTGCAGACTCAGTTCTTGGAGATGAAGATCAATCGGCTGACGATTCATCT GATTTGACAGATTCAGAAGAAGAAGTAGAATCAAATGAAGATAGCGAAGAAAATGCAGAATCCACAGAAGATGAGAGTCCAGACAGTGGAGCTGAGTCAGCAGGGAATGCACCATTGGCTGCTAGctctgatataaataaaaatattaaaacaaatgacaGAAAAAAGCCTACGccaaaaaaatctattaaaaaagggAACAAGAAGAATGAAGACAGTGTGGAGCTGTTAGCTAATAAGATTAGTGAAGCAGCTGTTACAACAGAACCAGTGCAGAAAAAGG ATGAGTATGAGTCGGGAGACACATCGGATGAGGAGGACCGAGTGAACACCGCTGGAGACGTGCCAATGTGGTGGTACAATGAATACCCACACATTGGTTATAACCTAGATGGCCAACGGATTGCTAAACCCCCACAACGCGATCAGATCGATGAGTTCCTCAA AAAATGTGAAGATCCAGAATTCTGGCGGACAGTAAAGGATCCTGCCACTGGGCAAGATGTCATTTTGTCTAAGGATGATTTAAAACTCATAGAGAGAATACGGAAAGGTCATATACCTTCTGAAACGCATGACGAATATGAG CCGTGGGTGGAGTGGTTCTCGCGCGAGGTGCTGGCGACGCCGCTGCGCGCCTTCCCCGAGCACAAGCGCTCGTTCCTGCCGTCGCGCGAGGAGCAGCTGCACGTGGCGCGCATCGTGCACGCGCTCAAGATGGGCTGGACCAAGACGCGCCGCCAGCTCGCGCTCGAGCGCAAGGGCCGCCGG GAGAAGAAGTTCTACGACCTGTGGGGCTCGAGCGCGGAGGGGgagggcgcggggcgcggcggcgcgcggcacatccccgcgccgcgccgcgcgccgccctCGCACGCCGAGAGCTACAACCCGCCGCCCGAGTACCTCCTCGACAAGAAGGAG ATGAAGGAGTGGGACAAGCTGTCGGAGACGCCGTGGAAGCGCAAGCACTCGTTCCTGCCGACGCGGCACGCGGCGCTGCGGCTCGTGCCCGCGTACGGCCGCTTCGTGCGCGAGCGCTTCCTGCGCTGCCTCGACCTCTACCTCGCGCCCCGCGCCATTAAGATGCGg CTGACGATAAACGCGGAGGACCTGGTGCCGAAGCTGCCGTCGCCGCGCGACCTGCAGCCCTTCCCCACGGGCGAGGTGCTGCAGCTGCGCGGCCACGCCGGCCTCGTGCGCGCCGTCGACTTCGACCCCAGCGGCCAGTACGTGCTCTCCGGCGGGGACGACGGCACGCTGCGCG TGTGGGAGACGAGCACGGGGCGGTGCCTGCGCACGCTGCAGCTGGGTGGGGGGGGCGAGGGGGGCGCGGGCGAGGGGGGCGTGTCGCGCGCCGCGTGGACGCCGGCCGGCGGGCTGAGCCTCGTGGCGGGCGCGGTGGGCGCGCGCCTGCTGCTGCTCAACCCGGGCGCCGGCGTGGGCGCGCACCGCGTGGCCGCGCGCACCGACGAGCTGCTGCGCGACGCGCCGCCCTCGCACGACGTCGTCA TGGACGAGCGCACGCGGTCGTGCGTCACGTGGGAGACGGTGAGCGACAAGCAGTGGGCGAGCGGCGTACGGATATCGATAAAGCACTTCAAGCCGATAGCACAC CTGAGCTGGCACGCGCGCGGCGACTACCTGGCGGTGACGCTGCGCGagggcgcggcgcgcgcggtgGTGGTGCACCAGCTGTCGCGGCGCCGCTCGCAGCTGCCCTTCCGCACGGCCAAGGGGCTGGTGCAGTGCGCCGCCTTCCACCCGCACCGGCCGCACCTGTTCGTGGCCACGCAGCGCGCCGTGCGCGTGTACGACCTGGCGCGCCAGGAGCTGGTGCGCAAGCTGGAGACGGGCGCGCAGTGGGTGAGCTGCCTGGCGCCGCACCCGCGCGGCGACAACCTGCTGGTGGGCGCGTACGACCGCAAGCTGGCGTGGTTCGACCTGGAGCTGTCGGCGCGGCCGTACCAGACGCTGCGCCTGCACGGCGGCGCGGTGCGCTCCGTGGCCTTCAGCGCGCGCTACCCGCTCTTCGCCTCCGCCGGCGACGACCCCTGCATCGTGGTCTCGCACGGCATGGTCTACAA CGACCTGCTCCAAAACCCGCTGCTGGTCCCACTGAAGCAGCTGCGCGGTGGCGAGAAGCGCGACGAGTTGTGCGTGCTGGAGGTGCGCTTCCACCCCACGCAACCCTGGCTCATCGCCGCCTGCGCCGACGGCACCATCCGCCTTTATGCatag
- the LOC119832848 gene encoding eukaryotic translation initiation factor 3 subunit F has protein sequence MALNLVVKVHPVVLFQIVDAYERRNADSHRVIGTLLGTSDKGVVEVTNCFCVPHKEHADQVEAELNYAMDVYELNRRVNASESIVGWWATGNEVTNHSSVIHEYYSRECREPVHLTVDTSLAGARMGLRAYVCVALGVPRGKQGCMFTPIEATLTCYEPEVVGLQLCQKTLGAGAARRQVRPARDLAQVADAAGSLAQLLDQVLRHVEEVVSGATPPNNAVGRELLDLVSALPSLAADSFADAFASSVKDLLMVVTLAQLIKTQLQLNEKLTLLTSQ, from the exons ATGGCGCTCAACCTAGTTGTAAAAGTTCATCCTGtagtattatttcaaattgtagATGCTTATGAGCGTCGAAATGCTGACTCTCATCGAGTTATTGGCACCTTATTGG GCACCTCGGATAAAGGAGTAGTGGAAGTAACAAACTGCTTCTGTGTGCCGCACAAGGAGCACGCCGACCAGGTAGAGGCTGAACTCAACTATGCCATGGATGTGTACGAATTGAATCGTAGAGTCAATGCATCTGAAAGTATTGTCG GTTGGTGGGCGACGGGCAACGAGGTGACCAACCACTCATCGGTGATCCACGAGTACTACTCGCGCGAGTGTCGCGAGCCGGTGCACCTGACGGTGGACACGTCGCTGGCGGGCGCGCGCATGGGGCTGCGCGCGTACGTGTGCGTGGCGCTGGGCGTGCCGCGCGGCAAGCAGGGCTGCATGTTCACGCCCATCGAGGCGACGCTCACGTGCTACGAGCCCGAGGTGGTCGGCCTGCAGCTGTGCCAGAAGACGctcggcgcgggcgcggcacGGCGCCAGGTGCGGCCGGCGCGCGACCTGGCGCAGGTGGCCGACGCGGCGGGCTCGCTGGCGCAGCTGCTGGACCAGGTGCTGCGCCACGTGGAGGAGGTGGTGAGCGGCGCCACGCCGCCCAACAACGCGGTCGGCCGCGAGCTGCTCGACCTGGTCTCCGCGCTGCCCAGCCTCGCCGCCGACTCCTTTGCCGACGCCTTCGCCTCCAGCGTCAAGGACCTGCTCATG GTGGTGACTCTCGCGCAACTTATCAAGACCCAACTTCAACTTAATGAGAAGCTGACTCTCCTCACCTCACAGTAG
- the LOC119832850 gene encoding bolA-like protein 3, translating to MFRQIFQATKPFRTKLIRAVGGNGSAFEKNCVTKEQQLTEVLKQAMPGITYVSVEDISGGCGAMFEISIEAKEFVGLSRVKQHRLVTETLKNEIAEMHGIRIHTTPPTEEK from the exons ATGTTTCGTCAAATTTTTCAGGCAACAAAACCATTTAGAACTAAACTg ATACGTGCCGTGGGTGGCAATGGAAGCGCATTCGAAAAAAATTGCGTGACCAAAGAACAGCAATTGACGGAAGTCCTAAAGCAAGCAATGCCGGGCATCACTTATGTAAGCGTTGAGGATATTTCTGGTGGATGTGGAGCTATGTTTGAG ATTAGCATTGAAGCAAAAGAGTTTGTAGGTCTATCAAGAGTTAAGCAACATCGCCTTGTCACAGAGACCCTTAAGAATGAAATAGCGGAGATGCATGGCATCAGAATACATACAACACCTCCAACTgaagagaaataa